The Pseudomonas sp. SCA2728.1_7 DNA segment ATTGCGACAGGATTCAGCGAGCGGTGGCGGGCGCGTCTCTCAGGCGCGTCCGCCACCGCACTCAGTGGGTGGTCATCACCGATATTTTGGTAATGCCCGAGCGTTCGATCGACGCCATGGCCTTGGCCACCTGGCCGTAATTGACGGCGGAGTCGGCCTGCAACTGCACGCGCACCTCGGCGTCCTTGGCCTTGACCTCTTTGAGGCTGGCTTCCAGCGATTCCGGCGCCAGCTCGGTCTTCGCCAGATAAAACTTGCCGTCCTGATCGACGCTGACCACCACCGGGTCTTTCTTTTCGGCGGGGGCGACGGCGTCGGTTTTCGGCAGGTTGACTTTGATTGCGTTGGTCATCAGCGGCGCGGTGACGATGAACACCACCAGCAGCACCAGCATCACATCGACCAGTGGCGTGACGTTCATTTCGCTGAGCACTTCATCGCTGTCTTGCGTAGAAAAAGACATCAGCTGGCCTCCCGCACGGCGGCAGTGGTTTTGCTGGCGATGGCCTGACGACTGATGGAAAACGCGCTGCGCGAGGCAAGGGCGTCGAAGTCGTGGGCGAAGTCATCCATGTCTGCCGATGCCAGTTTCAAGCGGCGCAGGAAGAAGTTGTAAATCAGCACCGCCGGCACCGCGACAGCGATACCGACACCGGTGGCGATCAGCGCGTGGCCGATCGGCCCAGCCACTGCTTCAA contains these protein-coding regions:
- a CDS encoding biopolymer transporter ExbD, with the translated sequence MSFSTQDSDEVLSEMNVTPLVDVMLVLLVVFIVTAPLMTNAIKVNLPKTDAVAPAEKKDPVVVSVDQDGKFYLAKTELAPESLEASLKEVKAKDAEVRVQLQADSAVNYGQVAKAMASIERSGITKISVMTTH